From the genome of Streptacidiphilus rugosus AM-16, one region includes:
- the manA gene encoding mannose-6-phosphate isomerase, class I: MDLMENSVRGYAWGSRTAIPGLLGVEPTGEPQAELWMGAHPGSPSAVDRGRGPQSLDGLIAADPEAELGAATIARFGPTLPFLFKVLAAGEPLSVQVHPDLAQARAGFAAEEAAGVPLDARERNYRDANHKPEMLCALDEFTGVCGFRAPQATALLLERLAVPGLDSVIEVLRGKPEQEALREALTLVLTLDQPTVLRLVAETRHALLRAASSADAASSADEAAMLRDYAMLADHYPADPGLLSALLLNHVTLRPGEAFYLGAGVPHAYFRGLGVELMANSDNVLRAGLTPKHIDVPELLRVVEFRARELEVIHPQPVPEHPGEELYPCPIDEFRLSRYRLGCEAPLPTDTPQILLCTEGTATLTDATGRRLTLTRGQSCFLPAGAPPVTASGTATTLFRTTVSL; encoded by the coding sequence ATGGACCTGATGGAGAACAGCGTCCGGGGCTACGCCTGGGGCTCCCGCACGGCGATCCCCGGACTGCTGGGGGTGGAGCCGACCGGCGAGCCGCAGGCGGAGCTGTGGATGGGTGCGCACCCCGGCAGCCCGTCGGCGGTCGACCGCGGTCGTGGACCGCAGAGCCTGGACGGGCTGATCGCGGCCGACCCCGAGGCCGAGCTCGGCGCGGCGACGATCGCCCGCTTCGGGCCCACGCTGCCGTTCCTCTTCAAGGTCCTGGCGGCGGGCGAGCCGCTGTCCGTGCAGGTCCACCCCGACCTCGCCCAGGCACGGGCCGGCTTCGCGGCCGAGGAGGCCGCCGGCGTTCCCCTGGACGCGCGGGAGCGCAACTACAGGGACGCCAACCACAAGCCCGAAATGCTCTGCGCGCTGGACGAGTTCACCGGCGTCTGCGGCTTCCGCGCCCCGCAGGCGACGGCGCTGCTGCTGGAACGGCTCGCCGTCCCCGGCCTGGACTCCGTCATCGAGGTCCTGCGTGGGAAGCCCGAGCAGGAGGCCCTGCGGGAGGCGCTGACGCTCGTGCTGACGCTGGATCAGCCGACGGTGCTCCGGCTGGTCGCCGAGACCCGCCACGCGCTGCTGCGGGCCGCCTCGTCCGCCGACGCGGCGTCCTCGGCGGACGAGGCGGCGATGCTGCGGGACTACGCGATGCTGGCCGACCACTACCCGGCCGACCCCGGGCTGCTGTCCGCGCTGCTGCTCAACCATGTGACCCTGCGGCCCGGCGAGGCGTTCTACCTGGGCGCGGGGGTGCCGCACGCGTACTTCCGCGGCCTGGGCGTGGAGCTGATGGCCAACTCGGACAACGTCCTGCGGGCCGGGCTCACCCCGAAGCACATCGACGTGCCCGAGCTGCTGCGGGTCGTGGAGTTCCGGGCCAGGGAGCTGGAGGTCATCCACCCGCAGCCGGTCCCCGAGCACCCGGGGGAGGAGCTCTACCCCTGCCCGATCGACGAGTTCCGGCTCTCCCGCTACCGCCTGGGCTGCGAGGCCCCGCTGCCGACGGACACCCCGCAGATTCTCCTCTGCACGGAGGGCACGGCGACCCTGACCGACGCCACCGGCCGCCGCCTCACCCTGACCCGCGGCCAGTCCTGCTTCCTCCCCGCGGGCGCCCCGCCGGTCACCGCGTCCGGCACCGCCACGACCCTCTTCCGCACCACCGTCTCGCTCTGA
- a CDS encoding SIS domain-containing protein, with protein MIDERLLDDTDALARADARGALLALASAGARVRTGLRLADEAGLAALRPEGRPRAVLVAAHGAAAQAGDVLAALGNGACQVTVLRPAPVVPDPALVHQVTRSDVFALGLDWTLPGWAGPSDLLVVAATVGSCPGLITLVERAYSRGCSIVAVAPPGSGLAEAALQARGLPLPYTPGVPAALDSHGDGPDADLPREDPSDFWGVLAPLLALARRLGVVDGEQAGLHSAADRLDQAAVRCRPSADAYDNPAKALAVQLDAALPLLWSDDPCASAVAGRFAAMLADHAARPALTGLLPEALSVQRGLFSGNLGAGGDPDDFFRDRVDDEGALRLQLVLLRHTPSSRADDAEEPSADEIREAGDAMRSRRTVARAHRLAADHQVGLRELASLRSDPVEALAELVALTDFAAVYLGLAAETGGR; from the coding sequence ATGATCGACGAGCGGCTGCTCGACGACACGGACGCGCTCGCGCGCGCCGACGCCCGCGGCGCCCTCCTGGCGCTCGCGTCCGCCGGCGCGCGCGTGCGGACCGGCCTGCGGCTCGCCGACGAGGCGGGCCTCGCGGCGCTGCGCCCCGAGGGGCGGCCCCGCGCCGTGCTCGTGGCCGCGCACGGCGCCGCCGCCCAGGCGGGGGACGTGCTCGCCGCGCTCGGCAACGGCGCCTGCCAGGTGACGGTGCTCCGGCCCGCCCCGGTGGTGCCGGACCCCGCGCTCGTGCACCAGGTGACCCGCAGCGACGTCTTCGCCCTCGGGCTCGACTGGACCCTGCCCGGCTGGGCGGGCCCCTCCGATCTGCTGGTCGTCGCGGCCACCGTCGGCAGCTGTCCAGGACTGATCACCCTCGTCGAGCGCGCGTACTCGCGCGGCTGCTCGATCGTGGCCGTGGCCCCGCCCGGATCCGGCCTCGCCGAGGCCGCCCTCCAGGCACGCGGACTCCCCCTGCCGTACACCCCCGGCGTGCCCGCCGCCCTGGACAGCCACGGCGACGGACCGGACGCAGACCTGCCCCGTGAGGACCCGTCGGACTTCTGGGGCGTCCTCGCCCCCCTGCTCGCACTCGCGCGGCGCCTTGGCGTCGTCGACGGTGAGCAAGCGGGCCTGCACTCCGCAGCCGACCGCCTCGACCAGGCCGCCGTCCGCTGCCGGCCCTCCGCCGACGCCTACGACAACCCCGCCAAGGCGCTCGCCGTCCAGCTCGACGCGGCGCTGCCGCTGCTGTGGAGCGACGATCCCTGCGCGTCCGCCGTCGCGGGCCGCTTCGCCGCGATGCTGGCCGACCACGCCGCCCGCCCGGCCCTCACCGGCCTGCTGCCCGAGGCGCTCAGCGTGCAGCGCGGCCTGTTCTCCGGCAACCTCGGGGCCGGCGGCGACCCGGACGACTTCTTCCGGGACCGGGTCGACGACGAGGGCGCCCTCAGGCTCCAGCTCGTCCTGCTCCGCCACACCCCGAGCAGCCGCGCCGACGACGCCGAGGAGCCTTCGGCCGACGAGATCAGGGAGGCGGGCGACGCGATGCGCTCCCGCCGGACCGTCGCACGCGCGCACCGCCTGGCCGCCGACCACCAGGTCGGCCTGCGGGAGCTGGCCTCGCTCCGCAGCGATCCGGTCGAGGCGCTGGCGGAGCTCGTCGCGCTCACCGACTTCGCAGCCGTCTATCTCGGCCTCGCCGCCGAGACCGGGGGGCGCTGA
- a CDS encoding Trm112 family protein, with translation MSIEPALLEIFACPACHAPLREDADAAELLCTSSSCGLAYPVRDGIPVLLVDEARRPA, from the coding sequence ATGAGCATCGAACCCGCCCTGCTCGAGATCTTCGCCTGCCCGGCCTGCCACGCACCTCTGCGCGAGGACGCCGACGCGGCGGAACTGCTCTGCACCAGCAGCAGCTGCGGACTCGCCTACCCCGTGCGGGACGGCATCCCGGTCCTGCTCGTCGACGAGGCCCGACGGCCCGCATGA
- a CDS encoding phosphomannomutase/phosphoglucomutase, whose translation MRDLKQIVKAYDVRGVVPDQWDTELSRAFGAAFVQVTGADAIVVGHDMRPSSPSLARAFAEGAAARGVDVVEIGLCSTDQLYFASGKLDLPGAMFTASHNPAQYNGIKMCRKGAAPVGEDTGLVEIRELVQSWIGADDAVTVPAVDVTPGTLTQQDELQPYADHLLGLVDLRSIRPLKVAVDAGNGMGGHTVPTVLGGLPLEIVPMYFELDGTFPNHEANPLDPKNLVDLQAKVREVGADIGLAFDGDADRCFVVDQNGDPVSPSAITALVAVRELAKAKAAGETEPVIIHNLITSWAVPEIVAENGGRTVRTRVGHSFIKQEMATSGAIFGGEHSAHYYFRDFWRADTGMLAALHVLAALGEQQKPLSELVSAYNRYVDSGEINSTVADQAERVAAVRAAFADEPGVTFDELDGLTVSGSDWWFNLRASNTEPLLRLNVEARDAATMAARRDAVLAIVRA comes from the coding sequence GTGCGTGACCTCAAGCAGATCGTGAAGGCGTACGACGTCCGAGGCGTCGTGCCCGACCAGTGGGACACCGAGCTCTCCCGCGCCTTCGGCGCCGCGTTCGTGCAGGTCACGGGTGCGGACGCGATCGTCGTCGGTCACGACATGCGCCCCTCCTCGCCCTCGCTCGCCCGCGCCTTCGCCGAGGGCGCGGCCGCGCGCGGGGTGGACGTCGTCGAGATCGGTCTCTGCTCGACCGACCAGCTCTACTTCGCCAGCGGCAAGCTCGACCTGCCCGGCGCGATGTTCACCGCCAGCCACAATCCGGCCCAGTACAACGGCATCAAGATGTGCCGCAAGGGCGCGGCCCCGGTCGGCGAGGACACCGGCCTCGTCGAGATCCGTGAGCTGGTCCAGTCGTGGATCGGCGCGGACGACGCGGTGACCGTCCCCGCGGTGGACGTGACGCCGGGCACGCTGACCCAGCAGGACGAACTCCAGCCCTACGCCGACCACCTCCTCGGCCTGGTCGACCTGCGGTCGATCCGCCCGCTGAAGGTCGCCGTCGACGCGGGCAACGGCATGGGCGGCCACACCGTCCCGACCGTGCTGGGCGGCCTCCCGCTGGAGATCGTCCCGATGTACTTCGAGCTGGACGGCACCTTCCCGAACCACGAGGCCAACCCGCTGGACCCGAAGAACCTGGTCGACCTCCAGGCCAAGGTCCGCGAGGTGGGCGCCGACATCGGCCTCGCCTTCGACGGCGACGCCGACCGCTGCTTCGTCGTGGACCAGAACGGCGACCCGGTCAGCCCGAGCGCGATCACGGCGCTGGTCGCCGTCCGCGAGCTGGCCAAGGCGAAGGCGGCGGGCGAGACCGAACCGGTGATCATCCACAACCTGATCACCTCCTGGGCCGTCCCGGAGATCGTCGCCGAGAACGGCGGCCGCACGGTCCGCACCCGGGTCGGCCACTCGTTCATCAAGCAGGAGATGGCCACCAGCGGCGCGATCTTCGGCGGCGAGCACTCGGCGCACTACTACTTCCGCGACTTCTGGCGCGCCGACACCGGCATGCTGGCCGCTCTCCACGTGCTGGCCGCCCTGGGAGAGCAGCAGAAGCCGCTGTCCGAGCTGGTCTCGGCCTACAACCGCTACGTGGACTCCGGCGAGATCAACAGCACCGTCGCGGACCAGGCCGAGCGCGTCGCCGCGGTCCGCGCCGCGTTCGCGGACGAGCCGGGCGTCACCTTCGACGAGCTGGACGGCCTGACCGTCTCCGGCTCCGACTGGTGGTTCAACCTCCGCGCCTCCAACACCGAGCCCCTCCTTCGACTGAACGTCGAGGCCCGCGACGCCGCGACGATGGCGGCCCGCCGCGACGCGGTCCTGGCCATCGTCCGCGCCTAG
- a CDS encoding DUF3499 domain-containing protein, with protein sequence MGESLRDPVRSAVPSNVVSPVRRCSRTACGRPAVATLTYVYADSTAVLGPLATYAEPHCYDLCAEHSERLTAPRGWEVVRLNVDTGPIRPSGDDLEALANAVREVARPPARRQDGGSEADPTEVGRRGHLRVLRPPEE encoded by the coding sequence CTGGGGGAGAGTCTTCGCGACCCGGTCAGGAGTGCGGTACCGTCCAACGTCGTGAGCCCTGTCCGTCGTTGTTCGCGCACCGCCTGCGGCCGCCCCGCGGTGGCGACTTTGACGTACGTCTACGCGGACTCCACCGCCGTCCTCGGCCCGCTCGCGACCTACGCCGAGCCGCACTGCTACGACCTCTGCGCCGAGCACTCCGAGCGGCTCACCGCCCCGCGCGGCTGGGAGGTCGTCCGGCTCAACGTCGACACCGGCCCGATCCGCCCCTCGGGCGACGACCTGGAGGCCCTGGCCAACGCGGTCCGCGAGGTCGCCCGCCCTCCGGCCCGCCGTCAGGACGGCGGCTCCGAGGCGGATCCCACGGAGGTCGGCCGCCGTGGCCACCTGCGCGTGCTGCGCCCGCCCGAGGAGTGA
- a CDS encoding metallopeptidase family protein, with translation MERPPVSAGAPRRRRDRHGRGLRGPLAPRQVPISLSRSELFDDYVRESVERLERRWPQLEEVEFAVQEVPAPLPGEPEPPIDDVRADEVPLGRLVAAAKGRPARIVVYRRPVEIRAKGREERAALVHDVMIEQVAELLGVEPEAVDPRYGED, from the coding sequence ATGGAGAGACCACCCGTATCCGCAGGAGCGCCGCGTCGGCGTCGCGACCGCCATGGCCGGGGCCTGCGCGGCCCCCTGGCACCCCGGCAGGTTCCGATCTCGCTGAGCCGCTCGGAGCTTTTCGACGACTACGTCCGCGAGTCGGTGGAGCGGCTGGAGCGGCGCTGGCCGCAGCTGGAGGAGGTCGAGTTCGCCGTCCAGGAGGTGCCCGCGCCGCTTCCCGGCGAGCCGGAGCCTCCCATCGACGACGTCCGGGCCGACGAGGTGCCGTTGGGGCGGCTGGTGGCGGCGGCGAAGGGCCGTCCGGCCAGGATCGTGGTCTACCGGCGGCCGGTGGAGATCCGGGCGAAGGGACGCGAGGAACGCGCCGCGCTGGTCCACGACGTGATGATCGAACAGGTCGCGGAGCTGTTGGGGGTCGAGCCCGAGGCGGTCGACCCCCGCTACGGCGAGGACTGA
- a CDS encoding DUF5719 family protein — protein sequence MMNRTTQSLLGALGVLALALGIAELRPPQGQAAATGDSVRTAVTQTSLLCPPPLQGVTGSTVYSLAVPGHDSSTGSGGGASLTPITGAVGGAASPGTTPSPSGSPSGAAKPSPSGAPAGAASPAPLAQQSQVGGSTTGKAVAGANAPGVVAVANGSVAPGFTVQQTTTSNKGLSGAGCTRPGTDFWFVGADSVKTSSDYLELTNASPNNSDVDVQIFGTAGEVDTSAASSVSVPANGTSSLLLSTLVQPGNDNQTLAVHVLVRSGQIAAALHAATDAGDDWVPPTTMAPTVAVPGLPGDVHQYNLAVAVASGDSDADLKVQLASQSGWITPAGHETVHVKAGMLTMVNLGDVTHGQPGLLRLVPSDPKQATPVVAGVEATSSSRSDTAYLASVAPITQRGTVAGNTGGDATLLLTAPNGAASVTVATLGNGGTPTTKTVQIPAGSTVGVPLTAPSGAATFAVTVTPASGGPVYAARELARKSGLTIQQISDDGSTVMVPSAIQNPAILVQ from the coding sequence ATGATGAACCGGACCACCCAGTCCCTGCTGGGCGCGCTCGGGGTGCTGGCCCTCGCCCTCGGCATCGCGGAACTGCGGCCCCCGCAGGGCCAGGCCGCGGCCACCGGCGACAGCGTTCGCACCGCGGTCACGCAGACCTCGCTGCTCTGCCCGCCGCCGCTGCAGGGCGTCACCGGCAGCACCGTCTACAGCCTGGCCGTGCCCGGCCACGACTCCTCGACCGGCTCCGGCGGCGGCGCGTCGCTGACGCCGATCACCGGGGCGGTCGGCGGCGCGGCGAGCCCCGGCACGACGCCCTCGCCCTCCGGATCCCCGTCCGGCGCGGCCAAGCCTTCGCCCTCGGGCGCTCCCGCGGGCGCGGCCTCTCCCGCCCCGTTGGCGCAGCAGTCGCAGGTCGGCGGCTCGACCACGGGCAAGGCCGTCGCGGGCGCGAACGCGCCCGGCGTGGTGGCGGTCGCCAACGGATCCGTCGCCCCCGGGTTCACCGTCCAGCAGACGACCACGAGCAACAAGGGGCTCTCCGGGGCCGGCTGCACCAGGCCGGGCACGGACTTCTGGTTCGTCGGCGCCGACAGCGTCAAGACCAGCAGCGACTACCTGGAGCTGACCAACGCCTCGCCGAACAACTCGGACGTCGACGTCCAGATCTTCGGCACCGCCGGCGAGGTGGACACCAGCGCCGCGAGCAGCGTCAGCGTCCCCGCCAACGGGACCAGCTCGCTGCTGCTGTCCACACTGGTCCAGCCGGGCAACGACAACCAGACGCTGGCCGTCCACGTGCTCGTCCGCAGCGGCCAGATCGCCGCGGCGCTGCACGCCGCCACCGACGCGGGCGACGACTGGGTCCCCCCGACGACGATGGCGCCGACCGTCGCCGTCCCCGGCCTGCCGGGCGACGTCCACCAGTACAACCTGGCCGTCGCCGTGGCCAGTGGGGACTCGGACGCCGACCTCAAGGTCCAGCTGGCCTCGCAGAGCGGCTGGATCACCCCGGCCGGCCACGAGACCGTCCACGTCAAGGCCGGGATGCTGACCATGGTCAACCTCGGCGACGTCACCCACGGGCAGCCCGGTCTGCTGCGTCTGGTCCCGAGCGACCCGAAGCAGGCCACGCCCGTGGTCGCGGGCGTCGAGGCCACGTCGAGCAGCCGGAGCGACACCGCCTACCTGGCCTCCGTCGCGCCGATCACCCAGCGCGGCACCGTCGCCGGCAACACCGGCGGCGACGCGACCCTGCTGCTGACCGCTCCGAACGGGGCGGCGAGCGTCACCGTCGCCACGCTCGGCAACGGCGGCACGCCGACGACGAAGACCGTCCAGATCCCGGCGGGCTCGACCGTCGGCGTCCCGCTGACCGCGCCGTCGGGTGCGGCCACCTTCGCCGTCACGGTCACCCCGGCGAGCGGCGGACCGGTGTACGCGGCGCGTGAGCTCGCCCGCAAGTCGGGGCTGACGATCCAGCAGATCAGCGACGACGGCTCCACCGTCATGGTGCCCAGCGCGATCCAGAACCCGGCCATCCTGGTGCAGTAG
- a CDS encoding glycosyltransferase yields MSAYTHQPGQPGAGRPPAYPRHLVTAVLVAHDGARWLPQALRGLLEQDRPVQRIVAADTGSTDATPRLLADALGQDAVLQYGRRTGFGTAVNESVRGLPPLYAENLPYSISNGYDPLDPEEGGVDQFGDPLGHHDELAGEQLRGGGRTEPVEWIWLLHDDCEPHPDALRKLLQVAETTPTAAVIGPKLRSWYDRRQLLEVGVSIARSGRRWTGLDRREQDQGQRDQVRPVLAVSTAGMLIRRDVFEQIGGFDKQLPLMRDDVDLCWRVAAAGHRAVVAPDAILRHAEAASRERRPIDCARPDRPHRIDKAGAVYTLLANSRALLLPYLLLRITLSTLLRALGYVLAKTPGLALDEIGGLGHVLLRFGSLLAGRARRRRTRASDALDDRSLFPAPGATTRAALENLIAEFGGGRSGEAFSSRHGSVESGPVDDDNDILEVEQFALIKRIARKPAPVLFAGLLALTLVACRGLLGSGALYGGSLLPTPGGASDLWQQYAASWQPNGVGTAAGAPPYLGVLAALSSLTFGSPGLAMSVILLLTVPLAGVSAYLVSRPLIDSRLVRAWASATYALLPAATGAIAQGRIGTAVLAVLLPPLARAAAIGVGLGIRRETAARGGRPGWRSAWVAAFTLTLSSAFVPLAWVLGLMLAGGALLAAFLRGGAFGQGVDALRGLGPRVLVIIGTPLLVLAPWSLGLFLHPGRFLLEAGIPGLVGAPATPVDLLTLDPGGNGAVPGVLVAGVVLAALAALLRADRRRAVVAAWGAAGVGLIGTALVGTTTVVPGPGQTPVPAWAGPTTLITGVALLAAAAIGADHARERVAAINFGWRQPVAALVVLAAALAPVAAAGWWLLRGADGPLKRGDGLLVPAFIAQQAQGPDQSRSLVLRTGDQGQVISYTLVRAGGPTVGSSETTNAAAPSAQLTQLVDALVSGSAGNQSTELADFAVQYIEVLAPVDGKLAATLDSTAGLARVSSQQQASYWRVQQPTPRVLIRTQGSPDVSVAAGPIDVNATVPAGQDGRVLRLADSADPGWTATLDGQPLKSQTVDGWAQGFQLPASGGKLAVSYHESTLRLGWVGLQCFFAAALVILALPGRRRNVDDDRPEDGAAEELSHAAAAAAQPVVPGSRRARRMAAAGEGPAQEAEEAAAQEGVYAAVAAEQSADRAHEQPAGGMGQGTGQDQGYYADPAGYGYPAEQPGYPQPGYEQGGYPQPGYESGGFEQNGYDQGGFDHQGYQQPGHEQPGHEQGGYQQGGYDQQGYPQSDFGPQGYDQQAQGGQGVPGQSYGWHDATSGQGQYGSLEPDDPWLSGHNGSGHQGGGHGQEQGS; encoded by the coding sequence ATGTCTGCCTATACCCACCAGCCAGGGCAACCGGGCGCCGGACGACCGCCGGCCTACCCCCGGCACCTGGTGACCGCCGTGCTCGTCGCCCACGACGGTGCGCGCTGGCTGCCCCAGGCGCTCCGCGGCCTGCTCGAGCAGGACCGTCCGGTCCAGCGCATCGTCGCCGCCGACACCGGATCCACCGACGCCACGCCGCGTCTCCTCGCCGACGCCCTCGGCCAGGACGCCGTCCTCCAGTACGGACGCCGCACCGGCTTCGGCACCGCCGTCAACGAGAGCGTCCGCGGTCTGCCCCCGCTGTACGCGGAGAACCTGCCTTACTCGATCTCGAACGGCTACGACCCGCTCGACCCCGAGGAGGGCGGCGTCGACCAGTTCGGCGACCCGCTGGGCCACCACGACGAGCTCGCGGGCGAGCAGCTGCGCGGCGGCGGACGCACCGAGCCGGTCGAGTGGATCTGGCTGCTGCACGACGACTGCGAGCCGCACCCGGACGCGCTCCGCAAGCTCCTGCAGGTTGCCGAGACCACCCCCACCGCCGCCGTCATCGGCCCCAAGCTGCGCTCCTGGTACGACCGCCGGCAGCTGCTGGAGGTCGGCGTCAGCATCGCCCGCTCCGGCCGCCGTTGGACCGGCCTGGACCGACGCGAGCAGGACCAGGGCCAGCGCGACCAGGTCCGCCCGGTGCTCGCGGTCTCCACCGCCGGCATGCTGATCCGTCGCGACGTCTTCGAGCAGATCGGCGGCTTCGACAAGCAGCTGCCGCTGATGCGCGACGACGTCGACCTGTGCTGGCGCGTCGCCGCCGCCGGACACCGCGCGGTGGTGGCACCCGACGCGATCCTGCGCCACGCCGAGGCCGCCAGCCGCGAGCGCCGCCCCATCGACTGCGCCAGGCCCGACCGCCCGCACCGGATCGACAAGGCCGGCGCGGTCTACACCCTGCTGGCCAACTCCCGTGCGCTGCTGCTGCCCTACCTGCTGCTGCGGATCACCCTCTCCACGCTGCTGCGCGCCCTCGGCTACGTCCTGGCCAAGACGCCCGGCCTGGCCCTGGACGAGATCGGCGGCCTCGGCCACGTCCTGCTGCGCTTCGGCTCGCTGCTGGCCGGCCGCGCCAGGCGCCGCCGCACCCGCGCCTCCGACGCGCTCGACGACCGCTCGCTCTTCCCCGCGCCCGGCGCCACCACCCGCGCCGCGCTGGAGAACCTGATCGCCGAGTTCGGCGGCGGCCGGTCCGGCGAGGCCTTCTCCAGCCGGCACGGCTCGGTCGAGTCCGGGCCGGTGGACGACGACAACGACATCCTCGAAGTCGAGCAGTTCGCGCTGATCAAGCGCATCGCCAGGAAGCCCGCTCCGGTGCTCTTCGCCGGCCTGCTCGCGCTGACCCTGGTGGCCTGCCGCGGCCTGCTCGGCAGCGGAGCACTCTACGGCGGCTCGCTGCTGCCCACCCCCGGCGGCGCGAGCGACCTGTGGCAGCAGTACGCGGCGAGCTGGCAGCCGAACGGCGTCGGCACCGCCGCCGGAGCGCCGCCCTACCTCGGCGTGCTCGCCGCGCTGTCCAGCCTCACCTTCGGCAGCCCCGGCCTGGCCATGTCGGTCATCCTGCTGCTGACCGTGCCGCTGGCCGGCGTCTCCGCCTACCTGGTCTCCCGGCCGCTGATCGACTCCCGGCTGGTCCGCGCCTGGGCCAGCGCCACCTACGCGCTGCTGCCCGCCGCCACCGGCGCCATCGCGCAGGGCCGGATCGGCACCGCGGTACTGGCCGTGCTGCTGCCCCCGCTGGCCCGGGCCGCGGCCATCGGCGTCGGCCTCGGCATCCGCCGCGAGACCGCCGCCCGAGGCGGCCGCCCGGGCTGGCGCAGCGCCTGGGTCGCCGCGTTCACGCTGACCCTCTCCTCCGCCTTCGTTCCGCTGGCCTGGGTGCTCGGCCTCATGCTGGCCGGCGGCGCGCTGCTGGCCGCGTTCCTGCGCGGCGGCGCGTTCGGGCAGGGTGTCGACGCGCTGCGCGGCCTCGGGCCGCGTGTGCTCGTCATCATCGGCACCCCGCTGCTCGTGCTCGCCCCCTGGTCGCTGGGGCTCTTCCTGCACCCCGGCAGGTTCCTGCTGGAGGCCGGCATCCCCGGCCTGGTCGGCGCGCCCGCCACGCCGGTGGACCTGCTGACGCTCGACCCCGGCGGCAACGGCGCGGTCCCCGGTGTCCTGGTCGCCGGCGTCGTGCTGGCCGCGCTCGCCGCGCTGCTGCGCGCCGACCGCCGCCGCGCCGTCGTCGCCGCCTGGGGTGCGGCCGGCGTCGGCCTGATCGGCACCGCGCTGGTGGGCACCACCACCGTCGTGCCGGGACCGGGACAGACCCCCGTCCCCGCCTGGGCCGGCCCGACCACCCTGATCACCGGCGTCGCCCTGCTCGCGGCCGCCGCCATCGGCGCCGACCACGCGCGAGAGCGCGTCGCCGCCATCAACTTCGGCTGGCGGCAGCCGGTCGCCGCGCTCGTCGTGCTCGCCGCCGCGCTGGCACCGGTGGCGGCCGCCGGCTGGTGGCTGCTGCGCGGGGCCGACGGCCCGCTCAAGCGCGGCGACGGCCTCCTGGTCCCCGCCTTCATCGCCCAGCAGGCCCAGGGGCCCGACCAGAGCCGGTCGCTGGTGCTGCGCACCGGCGACCAGGGCCAGGTCATCTCCTACACGCTGGTCCGCGCCGGCGGTCCGACCGTCGGCAGCTCGGAGACCACGAACGCGGCCGCGCCCTCGGCGCAGCTGACGCAGCTGGTCGACGCCCTGGTCTCCGGCTCGGCCGGGAACCAGTCCACCGAGCTGGCGGACTTCGCGGTCCAGTACATCGAGGTCCTCGCGCCGGTCGACGGCAAGCTGGCCGCGACGCTGGACAGCACGGCCGGGCTCGCCCGCGTCAGCAGCCAGCAGCAGGCCAGCTACTGGCGCGTCCAGCAGCCCACCCCGCGGGTGCTGATCCGCACGCAGGGCAGCCCCGACGTCTCCGTGGCCGCCGGCCCGATCGACGTCAACGCCACCGTTCCGGCCGGTCAGGACGGGCGCGTGCTGCGCCTGGCCGACAGCGCGGACCCCGGCTGGACGGCGACCCTGGACGGGCAGCCGCTGAAGTCGCAGACGGTGGACGGCTGGGCCCAGGGCTTCCAGCTGCCCGCGAGCGGCGGCAAGCTCGCCGTCAGCTACCACGAGAGCACGCTGCGCCTGGGCTGGGTCGGCCTGCAGTGCTTCTTCGCCGCGGCGCTGGTGATCCTGGCGCTGCCGGGCCGTCGCCGGAACGTCGACGACGACCGCCCCGAGGACGGCGCTGCCGAGGAGCTGTCCCACGCCGCCGCGGCGGCGGCGCAGCCGGTGGTTCCCGGCTCCCGTCGGGCCCGCCGGATGGCGGCCGCCGGAGAGGGACCGGCCCAGGAGGCGGAGGAGGCCGCGGCCCAGGAGGGCGTCTACGCCGCCGTGGCCGCCGAGCAGTCGGCCGACCGGGCACACGAGCAGCCGGCCGGAGGCATGGGTCAGGGCACCGGCCAGGACCAGGGCTACTACGCGGACCCGGCCGGCTACGGCTACCCCGCGGAGCAGCCCGGCTACCCGCAGCCCGGCTACGAGCAGGGCGGCTACCCGCAGCCCGGCTACGAGTCGGGCGGCTTCGAACAGAACGGCTACGACCAGGGCGGCTTCGACCACCAGGGTTACCAGCAGCCCGGCCACGAGCAGCCCGGCCACGAGCAGGGCGGCTACCAGCAGGGCGGCTACGACCAGCAGGGCTACCCGCAGTCCGACTTCGGACCGCAGGGCTACGACCAGCAGGCCCAGGGCGGGCAGGGCGTTCCCGGCCAGTCCTACGGCTGGCACGACGCGACGTCGGGACAGGGCCAGTACGGCTCGCTGGAGCCCGACGACCCGTGGCTGAGCGGCCACAACGGCAGCGGTCACCAGGGCGGTGGCCACGGCCAGGAGCAGGGGAGCTGA
- a CDS encoding WhiB family transcriptional regulator, whose protein sequence is MSELFDLLVIGDEAEAEEELGWQERALCAQTDPESFFPEKGGSTREAKKVCLACEVRNECLEYALANDERFGIWGGLSERERRRLKKAVV, encoded by the coding sequence ATGAGCGAGCTCTTTGATCTGTTGGTCATCGGCGACGAGGCAGAGGCCGAGGAAGAGCTTGGCTGGCAGGAGCGCGCCCTGTGCGCCCAGACGGATCCGGAGTCCTTCTTCCCCGAGAAGGGCGGCTCGACGCGCGAGGCCAAGAAGGTCTGCCTCGCCTGTGAGGTCCGCAACGAGTGCCTGGAGTACGCCCTCGCCAACGACGAGCGCTTCGGCATCTGGGGCGGGCTCTCCGAGCGCGAGCGCCGGCGGCTGAAGAAGGCCGTCGTCTGA